A genomic stretch from Frigoribacterium sp. PvP032 includes:
- a CDS encoding ABC transporter ATP-binding protein → MTATLPERPAAAASSTSTVPVGAAVAFRSVVKEYAGHRALTGFDLDLGAGELVALLGPSGCGKTTALRSLAGLEAVTSGSVSIDGRDVVGVPTHRRDVGMVFQAYSLFPHLTVQQNVEFGLRMRRVARGERARRAAEMLDLVGLGDLGARYAHQLSGGQQQRVALARALVTRPRVLLLDEPLSALDAKVRVQLRDEIRRIQHELSITTLFVTHDQEEALAVADRVAVMRAGGIEQIGAPEELYATPATQFVAEFVGTSNRLRSEVVSGRVRLPGGEVPAVGVCADGPVWAYVRPEDVVFADRGLAGTVEQVSFRGATVRSVVRTTGDVLITLDHRADGRRAVGDVVCLAITAQAVAVAAID, encoded by the coding sequence GTGACCGCCACCCTGCCTGAGCGGCCCGCCGCCGCCGCCTCCTCGACGTCGACCGTCCCCGTCGGCGCGGCCGTCGCCTTCCGCTCCGTGGTGAAGGAGTACGCGGGTCACCGTGCACTCACCGGCTTCGACCTCGACCTCGGCGCCGGCGAGCTGGTCGCACTGCTCGGGCCGTCCGGCTGCGGCAAGACCACGGCGCTCCGCAGCCTCGCCGGGCTGGAGGCCGTCACCAGCGGGAGCGTCTCGATCGACGGCCGCGACGTGGTCGGCGTGCCCACGCACCGCCGCGACGTCGGGATGGTGTTCCAGGCGTATTCGCTGTTCCCGCACCTCACGGTGCAGCAGAACGTCGAGTTCGGGCTGCGGATGCGGCGCGTGGCCCGGGGCGAGCGCGCGCGGCGCGCCGCCGAGATGCTCGACCTGGTCGGGCTCGGCGACCTGGGCGCCCGGTACGCGCACCAGCTCTCCGGCGGCCAGCAGCAGCGCGTCGCGCTCGCCCGCGCCCTCGTCACCCGGCCGCGCGTGCTGCTGCTCGACGAGCCGCTCAGCGCCCTCGACGCGAAGGTGCGCGTGCAGCTGCGTGACGAGATCCGTCGCATCCAGCACGAGCTCTCGATCACGACGCTGTTCGTCACCCACGACCAGGAGGAGGCGCTGGCGGTGGCCGACCGGGTGGCCGTCATGCGGGCCGGCGGCATCGAGCAGATCGGCGCGCCTGAGGAGCTCTACGCGACGCCTGCCACGCAGTTCGTCGCGGAGTTCGTCGGGACGAGCAACCGGCTGCGCTCAGAGGTCGTCTCGGGGCGCGTGCGCCTGCCAGGGGGAGAGGTGCCGGCGGTCGGCGTCTGCGCGGACGGCCCGGTCTGGGCCTACGTCCGGCCGGAGGACGTGGTGTTCGCGGACCGCGGGCTGGCCGGCACGGTCGAGCAGGTGTCGTTCCGCGGGGCCACCGTGCGGAGCGTCGTGCGGACCACCGGCGACGTGCTGATCACGCTCGACCACCGGGCCGACGGACGTCGCGCCGTGGGCGACGTCGTGTGCCTCGCCATCACGGCACAGGCCGTGGCCGTCGCCGCGATCGACTGA
- a CDS encoding DUF817 domain-containing protein → MSSARSVAGSRAGGADRLLEAGRDLVAFGVQQALSCAFAVAVLAGLAVTSVVDVGLPRYDAMLVWCVLVQVVFVVTRLETRDELVVICLFHLLGLGLEVFKVAVGSWSYPEPGVLRIGDVPLYSGFMYAAVGSYVCQAWRRLDLRVDRLRMLPTLALALAFYVNFFTNHWIVDLRWALLGVAVLLLGPKGVTFRVRGRDRRMPLLVAFALIGFFIWIAENAATLMGAWTYAAQAGGWAIVHPSKIGSWMVLIVFSFTLVLWLKQRRPRQRRAG, encoded by the coding sequence ATGAGCAGTGCACGATCCGTCGCAGGCAGCCGCGCAGGAGGCGCCGACCGCCTCCTCGAGGCCGGTCGCGACCTCGTCGCGTTCGGCGTGCAGCAGGCGCTCTCCTGCGCCTTCGCCGTCGCCGTCCTCGCGGGCCTCGCCGTGACGAGCGTCGTCGACGTCGGCCTGCCGCGCTACGACGCGATGCTCGTCTGGTGCGTGCTCGTCCAGGTCGTCTTCGTCGTGACGCGGCTCGAGACGCGCGACGAGCTCGTCGTGATCTGCCTGTTCCACCTGCTGGGGCTCGGCCTCGAGGTGTTCAAGGTGGCGGTCGGGTCGTGGTCGTACCCCGAGCCCGGCGTGCTGCGGATCGGCGACGTCCCGCTCTACAGCGGCTTCATGTACGCGGCCGTGGGCAGCTACGTCTGCCAGGCCTGGCGGCGCCTCGACCTGCGGGTCGACCGGCTGCGGATGCTCCCGACCCTCGCCCTCGCGCTCGCCTTCTACGTCAACTTCTTCACGAACCACTGGATCGTCGACCTGCGCTGGGCGCTGCTCGGCGTCGCCGTCCTGCTGCTCGGCCCGAAGGGCGTGACGTTCCGGGTGCGGGGCCGTGACCGGCGGATGCCCCTGCTCGTGGCCTTCGCCCTGATCGGCTTCTTCATCTGGATCGCCGAGAACGCGGCGACCCTGATGGGCGCCTGGACCTACGCGGCCCAGGCCGGCGGCTGGGCGATCGTGCACCCGAGCAAGATCGGGTCGTGGATGGTGCTCATCGTCTTCAGCTTCACGCTCGTGCTGTGGCTGAAGCAGCGCCGGCCGAGGCAGCGCCGAGCAGGCTGA
- the coaBC gene encoding bifunctional phosphopantothenoylcysteine decarboxylase/phosphopantothenate--cysteine ligase CoaBC has product MTVVVGICGGIAAYKAVSVVRELVLRGHDVHVVPTEAALRFVGAPTLEAISRNPVHTSVFDDVAQVRHVALGQQADLIVVAPATAHTLAKLAHGLSDDLLGTTVLASTAPLVVAPAMHTQMWQAASTTDNVALLRARGVVVVGPDDGPLTGGDSGPGRLSEPDVIVDAALAVVVGRAEEARQRDLAGRDLASRDLAGRVVVVTAGGTREPLDPVRWLGNRSSGKQGLAVAREAAARGARVVFVAAHVDDDVAAAVAQLPGTEVRTAGTAAELDVATTAAAESADVLVMAAAVADWTPASVADAKLKKDDAGDRLTLDLVRTVDVLAGLVARRREGQVVVGFAAETSTGRDDLIALGRRKVARKPADLLVLNQVGWAEGFGRDESVAVLLGRDGTVVGESSGTKADTARALLDAVVSLLGAASAGAASATARA; this is encoded by the coding sequence CTGACCGTCGTGGTCGGCATCTGCGGCGGCATCGCCGCCTACAAGGCCGTCTCCGTGGTGCGCGAGCTCGTGCTGCGCGGCCACGACGTGCACGTCGTCCCCACGGAGGCGGCGCTCCGCTTCGTGGGCGCCCCCACCCTCGAGGCGATCAGCCGCAACCCGGTGCACACCTCAGTCTTCGACGACGTCGCCCAGGTGCGCCACGTCGCCCTCGGCCAGCAGGCCGACCTGATCGTCGTCGCCCCGGCGACCGCGCACACCCTCGCGAAGCTCGCCCACGGGCTGAGCGACGACCTGCTCGGCACGACCGTCCTCGCGAGCACGGCGCCGCTCGTCGTCGCGCCGGCGATGCACACGCAGATGTGGCAGGCGGCCTCGACGACGGACAACGTCGCCCTCCTCCGGGCGCGGGGCGTCGTCGTGGTCGGCCCCGACGACGGCCCGCTGACCGGCGGCGACAGCGGCCCCGGGCGTCTGAGCGAGCCGGACGTCATCGTCGACGCGGCGCTCGCGGTCGTCGTGGGCCGGGCCGAGGAGGCGCGGCAGCGTGACCTGGCCGGTCGCGACCTGGCCAGTCGCGACCTCGCCGGTCGCGTCGTCGTCGTCACGGCCGGGGGCACCCGCGAGCCCCTCGACCCGGTGCGCTGGCTCGGCAACCGCTCGAGCGGCAAGCAGGGGCTCGCGGTCGCCCGAGAGGCCGCGGCCCGTGGGGCCCGTGTCGTCTTCGTCGCAGCTCACGTCGACGACGACGTCGCCGCCGCCGTCGCGCAGCTGCCCGGCACCGAGGTGCGGACCGCGGGCACCGCGGCCGAGCTCGACGTCGCGACGACCGCCGCGGCCGAGTCGGCCGACGTCCTCGTGATGGCGGCCGCCGTCGCGGACTGGACGCCCGCCTCCGTCGCCGACGCCAAGCTGAAGAAGGACGACGCGGGCGACCGCCTCACCCTCGACCTGGTGCGCACCGTCGACGTGCTGGCCGGCCTCGTCGCGCGCCGCCGGGAGGGCCAGGTCGTCGTGGGCTTCGCCGCCGAGACCTCGACCGGGCGGGACGACCTCATCGCCCTGGGCCGTCGCAAGGTCGCCCGCAAGCCCGCCGACCTGCTCGTGCTCAACCAGGTCGGCTGGGCCGAGGGCTTCGGCAGGGACGAGTCGGTGGCGGTCCTGCTCGGCCGGGACGGCACGGTCGTCGGCGAGTCGAGCGGCACCAAGGCGGACACGGCGCGCGCCCTGCTCGACGCCGTGGTCAGCCTGCTCGGCGCTGCCTCGGCCGGCGCTGCTTCAGCCACAGCACGAGCGTGA
- a CDS encoding NRDE family protein produces MCTVVVSVAPGAEWPVVFLGLRDESADRPWDPPAAWWPELGDRVEGVHDREAGGAWLATATGPARASVVLNRREQPPVPTGGWRTRGSLPLEAAAAGRLPTGRPATRTFNLLSADASGAVHTSWDGDRLETVPLSSGVHVLTHGAPDDDSVARVARWLPLFRGAAAPVGPLPEHDEGSWRPWLDLLRESSTLPLSDEEALVRADLLQGTWFGSLSLSLVALSADRVAHEHLRLDTGSGVDLPGALAGR; encoded by the coding sequence GTGTGCACCGTCGTCGTGTCCGTCGCCCCCGGGGCCGAGTGGCCGGTGGTGTTCCTCGGGCTCCGCGACGAGTCCGCCGACCGCCCCTGGGATCCGCCCGCCGCCTGGTGGCCCGAGCTCGGCGACCGCGTCGAGGGCGTGCACGACCGCGAGGCAGGGGGAGCCTGGCTGGCCACGGCGACCGGGCCGGCCCGCGCCTCCGTCGTCCTCAACCGGCGTGAGCAGCCGCCGGTGCCCACCGGGGGCTGGCGCACCCGCGGGTCGCTCCCGCTCGAGGCCGCCGCGGCCGGACGACTGCCGACCGGACGTCCCGCGACCCGCACCTTCAACCTCCTCTCGGCCGACGCCTCCGGCGCGGTGCACACGAGCTGGGACGGCGACCGGCTCGAGACCGTGCCGCTCTCATCGGGGGTGCACGTGCTCACGCACGGGGCTCCCGACGACGACTCGGTTGCCCGGGTGGCGCGCTGGCTGCCGCTGTTCCGCGGTGCCGCCGCACCGGTCGGCCCGCTGCCCGAGCACGACGAGGGCAGCTGGCGGCCGTGGCTCGACCTGCTCCGCGAGAGCAGCACGCTGCCGCTCTCCGACGAGGAGGCGCTGGTCAGGGCCGACCTGCTGCAGGGCACCTGGTTCGGCTCCCTCTCGCTCAGCCTCGTAGCGCTCTCCGCCGACCGCGTCGCCCACGAGCACCTGCGGCTCGACACCGGCTCGGGCGTCGACCTGCCGGGTGCGCTCGCCGGCCGCTGA
- a CDS encoding transporter substrate-binding domain-containing protein has translation MTFSTPRLSRTTRLLAVGVVSAAALLLTACAPASTDDVVSQTGDATADTSAAKSLSDIQDAGVLVIGTEGTYQPFTYHEGGSGALTGYDVDVATAVAEKLGVDASFQETQFDALLAGLDAGRFDVVANQISITDEREATFDFSTPYTVSRGVVVTAADDTSITSLADLAGKTTAQSQSSNFYDTAKDAGADVQVVEGWAQSVALVEQGRIDATVNDELTFLDYVKTNPDQAAAIKIAATTDDVSRSALVTTKGSDDLVQAMDDALAELKADGTLAQISDKYFGQDVSE, from the coding sequence GTGACGTTCTCGACTCCTCGCCTCTCCCGCACGACCCGGCTCCTCGCCGTCGGCGTCGTCTCCGCCGCGGCCCTGCTGCTGACGGCGTGCGCTCCCGCCTCGACCGACGACGTCGTCTCGCAGACCGGGGACGCCACGGCGGACACCAGCGCGGCGAAGAGCCTCTCCGACATCCAGGACGCGGGCGTGCTCGTCATCGGCACGGAGGGCACCTACCAGCCCTTCACCTACCACGAGGGCGGCTCGGGGGCCCTGACCGGCTACGACGTCGACGTGGCCACGGCCGTCGCCGAGAAGCTCGGCGTCGACGCGAGCTTCCAGGAGACGCAGTTCGACGCCCTGCTCGCCGGGCTCGACGCTGGCCGCTTCGACGTCGTCGCGAACCAGATCTCGATCACCGACGAGCGCGAGGCGACCTTCGACTTCTCGACGCCGTACACGGTCAGCCGCGGCGTCGTCGTGACGGCCGCCGACGACACCTCGATCACGTCGCTCGCCGACCTCGCGGGCAAGACGACCGCGCAGTCGCAGTCGAGCAACTTCTACGACACCGCGAAGGACGCCGGCGCCGACGTGCAGGTCGTCGAGGGCTGGGCCCAGTCGGTCGCCCTCGTCGAGCAGGGGCGAATCGACGCCACGGTCAACGACGAGCTCACCTTCCTCGACTACGTCAAGACCAACCCCGACCAGGCGGCGGCGATCAAGATCGCGGCGACGACCGACGACGTGTCCCGCTCTGCTCTCGTGACGACCAAGGGCAGCGACGACCTCGTGCAGGCGATGGACGACGCCCTCGCCGAGCTGAAGGCGGACGGCACCCTCGCGCAGATCTCCGACAAGTACTTCGGCCAGGACGTCAGCGAGTAA
- a CDS encoding amino acid ABC transporter permease, with protein sequence MQSSLDLFGRAFWPIASGALVASIPLALASMAIGLVIALVVAMMRLSGRAWLSGLARFYTSVIRGTPLLVQLFVVFYGLPSIGVRLDPWPSAIIAFSLNVGGYAAEVIRAAILSVPKGQWEAAHTIGMSRPLALRRIILPQAARVSVPPLSNTFISLVKDTSLASVILVVELFRQAQQIATVSNQFLLIYLEAALIYWVICLVLSFGQDALEKRLDRHVAR encoded by the coding sequence GTGCAGTCCTCACTCGACCTCTTCGGCCGGGCATTCTGGCCGATCGCGTCGGGTGCCCTGGTCGCCTCGATCCCGCTGGCCCTCGCCTCCATGGCGATCGGTCTGGTCATCGCCCTCGTCGTGGCGATGATGCGGTTGTCGGGGCGCGCCTGGCTGTCCGGGCTGGCCCGGTTCTACACGTCGGTGATCCGGGGCACGCCGCTGCTGGTGCAGTTGTTCGTCGTGTTCTACGGGCTGCCATCGATCGGCGTCCGGCTCGACCCGTGGCCGAGCGCGATCATCGCCTTCTCGTTGAACGTCGGCGGCTACGCGGCCGAGGTGATCCGGGCGGCGATCCTCTCCGTGCCCAAGGGCCAGTGGGAGGCGGCGCACACGATCGGCATGTCGCGTCCCCTGGCGCTGCGGCGCATCATCCTGCCGCAGGCGGCCAGGGTCTCGGTGCCGCCCCTGTCGAACACGTTCATCAGCCTCGTCAAGGACACCTCGCTCGCGAGCGTCATCCTCGTCGTGGAGCTGTTCCGGCAGGCCCAGCAGATCGCGACCGTGTCGAACCAGTTCCTGCTGATCTACCTCGAGGCGGCCCTGATCTACTGGGTGATCTGCCTCGTGCTGTCGTTCGGACAGGACGCCCTCGAGAAGCGATTGGACCGACATGTCGCCCGCTGA
- a CDS encoding amino acid ABC transporter ATP-binding protein — MSPADPPLSGASSRPGPGRDGQAAALVLRVEGLRKSFGATEVLKGIDLEVRRGRVVAIIGPSGSGKTTVLRSLNSLEVPDGGRVTLSDDRVVDFGGKVAKRDLLALRDRSSMVFQHFNLFPHLTVLQNVVEGPIRVQGRDPEEARAEARELLTRVGLASRVDAWPVELSGGQQQRVGIVRALALRPELLLFDEPTSALDPELVGDVLSVVKELADEGWTMVVVTHELEFARRVADEVVFMDDGVVVERGAPADVLNRPREPRTQQFLRRVLKPLDD; from the coding sequence ATGTCGCCCGCTGACCCGCCCCTGTCCGGCGCCTCCTCCCGGCCCGGTCCCGGCCGCGACGGCCAGGCTGCCGCTCTCGTCCTCCGCGTCGAGGGCCTCCGCAAGTCGTTCGGCGCCACGGAGGTGCTCAAGGGCATCGACCTCGAGGTCCGTCGCGGCCGCGTGGTCGCGATCATCGGCCCGTCCGGCTCGGGCAAGACGACCGTGCTGCGGTCGCTGAACAGCCTCGAGGTGCCCGACGGCGGCCGGGTGACCCTGTCGGACGACCGCGTGGTCGACTTCGGCGGGAAGGTCGCGAAGCGCGACCTGCTGGCCCTCCGCGACCGGTCGTCGATGGTGTTCCAGCACTTCAACCTGTTCCCGCACCTGACCGTGCTCCAGAACGTGGTCGAGGGGCCGATCCGCGTCCAGGGCCGCGACCCCGAGGAGGCGCGGGCCGAGGCCCGCGAGCTGCTCACCCGGGTGGGCCTCGCCTCCCGCGTCGACGCCTGGCCGGTCGAGCTCTCCGGCGGCCAGCAGCAGCGCGTCGGCATCGTCCGCGCCCTGGCCCTGCGGCCGGAGCTGCTGCTCTTCGACGAGCCCACCAGCGCCCTCGACCCCGAGCTCGTCGGGGACGTGCTCTCCGTCGTCAAGGAGCTCGCCGACGAGGGCTGGACCATGGTCGTCGTCACCCACGAGCTCGAGTTCGCCCGCCGGGTCGCCGACGAGGTGGTCTTCATGGACGACGGGGTCGTGGTCGAGCGCGGGGCCCCCGCCGACGTGCTGAACCGCCCCCGGGAGCCGCGCACGCAGCAGTTCCTCCGCCGCGTGCTCAAGCCCCTCGACGACTGA
- a CDS encoding LLM class flavin-dependent oxidoreductase, producing MTRLQHFGWFFSRGFGPQGWGHPYREWNHDWTKPALYQQSVRELEQAGLDLVIMEDALSLGSPETLDLRVRGAYGGPKHDPLMLTPYLFAATSRIGIAPTINAGAYPPYLAARQFATLAHLSDDRFGLNLVTDTGSARHFGLPALGHDAAYDRADEWMAVVRRLWHSWGEEALVADPSTGRFADGAALDAFRHQGEYFDVAGPLNAVPFERGDPVVVSPGGSARGLAFAGTQSDVQLALAPLDARSVRDYRARILGAATERGRTASDIRVLFVVKPEIVPSREEAVRVVEASRHPSDDVLRAIALGQSSDLETDLTTLDLDRPVDPAVFGEHVSHGSIKGLLGGAGSFADATLRELLTVKARKGLVSERAGFVGTADEFADFVEELGDDGGSDGMIFSGDLHPVTVHRMLDELVPVLRRRGVLRQELGDGGLRGNLFDF from the coding sequence GTGACCCGACTGCAGCACTTCGGCTGGTTCTTCTCGCGCGGCTTCGGCCCGCAGGGCTGGGGCCACCCGTACCGGGAGTGGAACCACGACTGGACGAAGCCCGCGCTCTACCAGCAGTCGGTGCGCGAGCTCGAGCAGGCGGGGCTCGACCTGGTGATCATGGAGGACGCGCTCTCGCTCGGCTCCCCCGAGACGCTCGACCTGCGAGTCCGCGGCGCCTACGGCGGTCCCAAGCACGACCCGCTCATGCTGACGCCGTACCTGTTCGCCGCGACGTCGCGCATCGGGATCGCGCCGACGATCAACGCGGGCGCGTACCCGCCCTACCTCGCCGCGCGCCAGTTCGCGACACTGGCCCACCTCAGCGACGACCGCTTCGGCCTGAACCTCGTCACCGACACGGGCAGCGCACGGCACTTCGGCCTGCCTGCCCTCGGGCACGACGCCGCCTACGACCGCGCCGACGAGTGGATGGCCGTCGTCCGCCGCCTGTGGCACAGCTGGGGCGAGGAGGCGCTGGTCGCCGACCCGAGCACCGGTCGCTTCGCCGACGGGGCCGCCCTCGACGCGTTCCGCCACCAGGGCGAGTACTTCGACGTCGCGGGGCCGCTCAACGCGGTGCCGTTCGAGCGCGGCGACCCGGTGGTCGTCTCGCCAGGAGGGTCAGCTCGCGGTCTCGCCTTCGCCGGCACCCAGTCGGATGTGCAGCTGGCCCTCGCGCCGCTCGACGCGAGGAGCGTGCGCGACTACCGGGCTCGGATCCTGGGCGCCGCGACGGAGCGCGGACGCACGGCGTCCGACATCCGGGTGCTCTTCGTCGTCAAGCCCGAGATCGTGCCGAGCCGGGAGGAGGCGGTGCGGGTCGTCGAGGCGTCCCGACACCCGTCGGACGACGTGCTGCGGGCGATCGCGCTCGGCCAGTCGAGCGACCTCGAGACGGACCTGACGACGCTCGACCTCGACCGGCCGGTCGACCCTGCCGTCTTCGGCGAGCACGTGTCGCACGGCTCGATCAAGGGGCTGCTCGGCGGCGCGGGGTCGTTCGCGGACGCGACCCTGCGCGAGCTGCTCACCGTGAAGGCGCGCAAGGGCCTGGTCAGCGAACGGGCCGGGTTCGTCGGGACGGCGGACGAGTTCGCCGACTTCGTCGAGGAGCTCGGCGACGACGGCGGCAGCGACGGGATGATCTTCTCGGGCGACCTGCACCCCGTCACGGTGCACCGGATGCTCGACGAGCTCGTGCCGGTGCTGCGGCGGCGCGGGGTGCTCAGGCAGGAGCTCGGCGACGGCGGTCTGCGCGGCAACCTGTTCGACTTCTAG
- a CDS encoding O-acetylhomoserine aminocarboxypropyltransferase/cysteine synthase family protein, with product MSQADQRADHDRHGFTTEQVHGGAATDADFGARVSPIHLSAGFVFDDFAQARDRFAGDDPGYVYTRSGNPTTAAVERRLALLEHGTDALLVGTGQAAITVALLALLEAGDHLVSASSIYEGTRGIFVDNFARLGIEVSFVDEAGDPEAWRRLIRPETKLLYGEPIPNPKNDLLDVAAIAGVAHEAGLPIVVDNTLASPYLWRPLDDGADVVLHSASKFLAGHGTALGGVVVTGEAFDWTVVDASGTPRFPHLVEPRRALAGASYAERFGGRAALAYAREVVAARIGPAPSPFNAFLVQQGVETLSLRVERHSANALAVAVWLEQQPEVESVDYAGLASSPHHALAERYLPRGAGSVFSFTLRGGIEAAELFVDAVELFSRMTHLGDVRSLILHPGTTTHALRTPDEQLAAGIWPGLLRLSVGIEDVDDLLRDLGRGLAAVRSAGASRLPGAVPVADAAPPRLRPTAEEDAA from the coding sequence GTGAGCCAGGCAGACCAGCGAGCAGACCACGACCGACACGGGTTCACCACCGAGCAGGTGCACGGAGGAGCCGCGACCGACGCCGACTTCGGCGCCCGCGTCTCGCCGATCCACCTCAGCGCCGGCTTCGTCTTCGACGACTTCGCCCAGGCCCGCGACCGCTTCGCCGGCGACGACCCCGGCTACGTCTACACCCGGAGCGGCAACCCGACCACGGCCGCCGTCGAGCGCCGCCTCGCCCTGCTCGAGCACGGCACGGACGCGCTGCTCGTCGGCACCGGCCAGGCGGCGATCACGGTCGCGCTGCTCGCCCTGCTGGAGGCCGGCGACCACCTCGTGAGCGCGAGCAGCATCTACGAGGGCACGCGCGGCATCTTCGTCGACAACTTCGCCCGGCTCGGCATCGAGGTCTCGTTCGTCGACGAGGCGGGCGACCCCGAGGCCTGGCGCCGGCTGATCCGTCCCGAGACGAAGCTGCTCTACGGCGAGCCGATCCCGAACCCGAAGAACGACCTGCTCGACGTGGCGGCGATCGCCGGGGTGGCCCACGAGGCCGGGCTGCCGATCGTCGTCGACAACACGCTCGCGTCTCCGTACCTCTGGCGTCCGCTCGACGACGGGGCGGACGTCGTGCTGCACTCGGCGAGCAAGTTCCTCGCGGGGCACGGCACCGCCCTCGGCGGCGTCGTCGTCACGGGCGAGGCGTTCGACTGGACCGTCGTCGACGCGAGCGGGACGCCGCGGTTCCCGCACCTGGTCGAGCCGCGTCGCGCTCTCGCCGGTGCCAGCTACGCCGAGCGGTTCGGCGGGCGGGCCGCGCTCGCGTACGCCCGCGAGGTCGTGGCGGCGCGGATCGGACCGGCGCCGTCGCCGTTCAACGCGTTCCTCGTCCAGCAGGGCGTCGAGACGCTGTCGCTGCGCGTCGAGCGGCACTCGGCCAACGCCCTGGCCGTCGCCGTGTGGCTCGAGCAGCAGCCCGAGGTCGAGTCCGTCGACTACGCGGGCCTGGCGTCGAGCCCTCACCACGCCCTCGCCGAGCGGTACCTGCCCCGGGGCGCGGGCAGCGTCTTCTCGTTCACCCTGCGCGGCGGCATCGAGGCGGCCGAGCTGTTCGTCGACGCCGTCGAGCTGTTCAGCCGCATGACGCACCTCGGCGACGTCAGGTCGCTGATCCTGCACCCGGGCACGACGACGCACGCGCTGCGGACGCCGGACGAGCAGCTCGCCGCCGGAATCTGGCCGGGGCTGCTGCGGCTGTCGGTCGGCATCGAGGACGTCGACGACCTGCTCCGCGACCTCGGGCGCGGCCTGGCCGCAGTGCGCTCGGCCGGGGCGTCCCGTCTCCCGGGCGCGGTCCCGGTGGCCGACGCCGCGCCTCCTCGGCTGCGCCCGACCGCAGAGGAGGACGCGGCGTGA
- a CDS encoding cobalamin-independent methionine synthase II family protein: MTNQRIETSHAGSLPRTPELIAANDARRLADDGLTLERTPEFDELLTAAVVDLVRRQQDLGITVVGDGEYGKAMTSAVDYGAWWSYSFQRVSGLSVTGADIFSQEPVRSSPGNVRLTSFPDRRDWTIFAEAYQDPTSGISTGKTATAFPSTTGPLAYVGQSAIASDIANLKAGLAATGADPSSGFITSLSPGSGARIANDFYATEEEHIWAWAEVLREEYTAIVEAGLTVQIDDPSIAENWDQIVPEPSVEDYRAFTRIRVEALNHALRGLPEDQIRFHLCWGSWHGPHTTDIEFRHIADLMLEITAGAYSFEAANVRHEHEWKVWRDLDLPAHKKIIPGIVSHATNVVEHPELVADRIEAFASVVGPERVVASTDCGLGGRIHPQIAVAKLAALGEGARIASSRLFG, translated from the coding sequence ATGACGAACCAGAGGATCGAGACCAGCCACGCGGGCAGCCTGCCCCGCACGCCCGAGCTCATCGCGGCCAACGACGCCCGCCGCCTGGCCGACGACGGCCTCACGCTCGAGCGCACGCCAGAGTTCGACGAGCTGCTGACCGCCGCGGTGGTCGACCTGGTGCGGCGCCAGCAGGACCTCGGCATCACCGTCGTCGGCGACGGCGAGTACGGCAAGGCGATGACGAGCGCGGTCGACTACGGCGCGTGGTGGTCGTACTCGTTCCAGCGCGTGTCGGGGCTGTCGGTCACCGGCGCGGACATCTTCTCGCAGGAGCCGGTCCGCTCGTCGCCGGGGAACGTGCGCCTGACGTCGTTCCCCGACCGGCGCGACTGGACGATCTTCGCCGAGGCCTACCAGGACCCGACCTCGGGCATCAGCACCGGCAAGACCGCGACCGCGTTCCCCAGCACGACGGGGCCGCTCGCCTACGTCGGGCAGTCGGCCATCGCCTCCGACATCGCCAACCTCAAGGCGGGGCTCGCCGCGACCGGAGCCGACCCGTCGTCCGGCTTCATCACCTCGCTCTCCCCCGGCAGCGGCGCCCGCATCGCGAACGACTTCTACGCGACCGAGGAGGAGCACATCTGGGCCTGGGCCGAGGTTCTGCGCGAGGAGTACACGGCGATCGTCGAGGCCGGCCTCACCGTGCAGATCGACGACCCGTCGATCGCCGAGAACTGGGACCAGATCGTCCCCGAGCCGAGCGTCGAGGACTACCGCGCCTTCACGCGGATCCGGGTCGAGGCGCTGAACCACGCCCTGCGCGGCCTGCCAGAGGACCAGATCCGGTTCCACCTCTGTTGGGGCAGCTGGCACGGACCGCACACGACGGACATCGAGTTCCGGCACATCGCCGACCTCATGCTCGAGATCACCGCCGGCGCCTACTCGTTCGAGGCGGCCAACGTGCGGCACGAGCACGAGTGGAAGGTCTGGCGCGACCTCGACCTGCCGGCGCACAAGAAGATCATCCCCGGCATCGTGAGCCACGCGACGAACGTCGTCGAGCACCCCGAGCTCGTCGCGGACCGCATCGAGGCGTTCGCGTCGGTCGTGGGGCCCGAGCGGGTCGTCGCGTCGACCGACTGCGGCCTCGGCGGACGGATCCACCCGCAGATCGCCGTGGCGAAGCTCGCTGCGCTCGGCGAGGGCGCGCGCATCGCGAGCTCGCGCCTGTTCGGCTGA